The genomic DNA CCTAATTGGTTTTTCATTCCTGATTTCTTCTCATGCAGTAGAAAACATGGATAGATAAATGAATAATGAAATGGAAGGCAACAACATCCTTTACCCTATCTCACATATGGATCCATGATCAATACCCCTTTCAGCTCTAGTTCACGGTTTCAAGCACACATGATGATGGTGAACCCTTCAACTGGTGGTGTGATTTAAGGATGCTACAATTGATCATTTTACTACCACATCCGATCAAGTAGAAGCACCAATAGCCAAATAATTAAACCAAAATTGGCCATTGATGCTTGTACTTGATCTTATGTGGCTGTAGAATAATCAATTGTAGCATCCCAAGCTACACCACTAGTTGAAAGGTTCACTACATCATAGGCTCTAGAAATAGTTAATTTGAACACAAAGAGATATAGATCATGGATCTATACGTGAGAAAGGATAAGGGAAGTTGTCGTCTTTCATTTCATTGTCATTTCCTTGTTTTCTCCCGCACGAGAagaaattatgaataaaaaaccaattaagtcaaaaaaaaaaaagtgtgaatttAGACATTTTTACATGATAAAGTAAAATTCTTAAATATGCAATGGTGTATTTATATGGAAGATTTTTGGCTTTCCTCCATTTTTCACTATCCGACATGGAAAGCATTACTTCAAGTTCATAGTTGTCATGTTTGCATGATCTTAGTCCCAATGTCATATTTGTTTTATGATGGATTGATTTAATATGAAGTTGGAATGTTAAGTATTCATCATGAATGtggtattattatttataatttggaATATAAGATGGTCAGATCCTAGCattaaattatgttttgttaatttttactCTGTATATAggtttttagaaaatatttttgtattgaGTAAACACGAATTGAGTATGAACATTTCACAAATTTTCGTAGACTTTCAAGTTTGAGGTTGAGAAAATCAAAATCTTGTATTCACAGttccagaaaataaaaatactttacTTCGAGTaaacaaacaacacaaaaataactAGTGATTATAATCCAAACCATAGATGATTGAAATAccattatgttattttttatattcaattatctcaataaaaaatttaattaatttgtttatttaattaccAAATAAATAGGTCCTGATAATTTATTGTGTATTAGAGTATATATATCATATGTTCAGTATTTTGAATATCAAATGTCAGGATGGCCGAGTGGTCTAAGGCGCCAGACTCAAGTTCTGGTCTTCGAGAGAGGGCGTGGGTTCAAATCCCACTTCTGACAAatgtttcattttttccttctgttttgattttcagttaCCGAAAAGCTTTACTGTTATATTTTCCTactactctttttcttttttttgggtacaagaAAATGTTGTTGGATTTTTATACTTGAGCAGcttacaatatttttaaattattaataattcaaacaattaaaacatagTGCAGTCCACATCAACTTCAAAGAATAgcacaaacaacaatcatttgGAGTTTGATGATGAACAAGTTAACAACAaccttttgcaatttttttatgaagaaggCATATCCATGGAAGACTAATgacaaagagaagaaaagaaaagagtatTGGTGTATAACATAGCTACCGATGGAAAACGAGTAGTGGTATTATAATCCCACATTGAATAAAGTATTGTTTGAAAGTGTGTTTATCAATGGGAGAAAATCCTTACATTTCAAGCAATATTATTGATTAATGGTGTGTACTCTTACACTAGCTCTTATTTAGCCTTCTTTATATCCTTGCTCCCTATAAGAGGGTTGGGCTTATAATGAATGATAACTGAgaattaatattgttgtttttatattttatcttctttttttatatcaaCTTATATTTTTGCAAAACATTTTTAATATTCCGTTCTTCACAAgtcattttttaagtttatctaGAAATAACTAATTTACCTACagttaatttttctttctagctaaaaaatcgaaaattatgatatgaaaaattgaaaattaatcatgtatttattattattattatttttaaaaaggcaaatttaaaaaatcaggTAATGTACCCTAGTAAGATCTAAAACAAGTGGTTGTGTGCAAGGTGTTTGATTGTAATAAAATTCAGGTTACTCTACTTTGATTTCTTGTcattgaaaaattgattaatttaaaattagtgtattattattatgttcaaTATAACCAAGTAATAAAATGGTTGAAGAATTTTGATTGTAGAAGTATTGATAGATTGAGTTTGAAATACAGTATCTCCTTTGCATCGAACTGAATAATGTTCAATGTCTAACTAATtgaatcatcaacaaatcaatGATGATTTTGACTAAAGCTTtgatttttcgttttttatttttttattttttatatccaGTTATTTTCCTACTATTTTAACTTATAAGAACTTCAGACTAAATATGAAAATCAAAGTATGTTAAACAAAACCACTTGTTTTTTcccctcaaaaaataataataaaaccactttcttttttgacaaaaaatacaGCACTAGTTGAACAATATGGAAAATACTTGAACAGcttatatgatatttttcaattattgatAAAATGTTTAACAGCACCcaataatttaaacaattaaaactTGGGTCAACATCAACTTTACAAAGAATAGCACAAACAGCAACAAGCAAAGGAGAGTGTAGATTTAGTCTTCAAGCAATTGTTGCCAAAACATCTGGAGTTTGATGATGAACAACATGAACAACAaccttttgcaatttttttatgaggAAAGCAACTGTAGGAGCAACATATCCATGGAAGactaataacaaagaaaaaaaaaagttagctcACATTATTACTACATTCTATCCTAAATGTAAGATTATGTTGAtcaaatcataaaaactaaaataattgatagtagTACTAAATGTGtaacactttttttataatatattcatatcataaatgatgtatatattcatatcatattattaccttttttttgtcaggtagtctagtggctataATTCacccttataaggtgaataagtgggttGTCCAGGGTtagaaccccgacccctgcatataataatgcattgtcctaccaagtGAGTTATGCTCACATGACATTGGTTACAAAAATGATGTATATTAGTTAAGAGGATTTGTATAAAGGAATTGTTAatacaacaaaaatttaaataaactctATAAAATGGATAAAGAAATTTCTCAAAGGATcatgtatttaatttataaaaaaaaaaaaaaaaagtgattgtaTATTTAGGGACTTCTATTTTTGTTCCCGTTTCCACAtcaatagatatttttttaaaaagaaaaaatgaggtcagtaaaaagaaaataaatcttttgaaatgaataaaaagaaaGTATACTaggaaattttgttttgaaagtaaAGTGGTTAtgaaactaaattatttttctagagTAAAATCAATTACCATGTTGTAAACCCTTTAAAAAatggtctaattttttttaaagaattaaacATTTTGAAGTAATATGTTAAGCAATACAAACTTGATTGAATTATACATCATGAATTTAGAAATGAAAGCATGTGaaagaaattaatatttaaaaatgaaatggttagaTAGAGAAAAACTGAGTACCTGATCTTCTTCCCGAAGTAATGGGATTTAGAGATTGTGTGCTTTCTTCTGTATTAGATGCAGTggtgattatttatttattaagacttgtaacataaattaataatcTAAAAGTTGAAGATTCATACGTGGGTGTGAAGGGATCTGAAATAGAGCCTACAAAGGCATCAAGCCTGTTAAAGAAAATGGTTATTTCCAAATTAGCATACATATAAAATACTTGACTATAATAATACATGTATGATAGGTATTTTTAATTTAAGCATTGGTGATTGaatatagtatatataataatataaagtacactatttttaatttaaacattGGTGATTGAATATagtatatatgataatataaaGTACACATTAAAAGGTGGAACCTTACTCTATGCAGCATCTAGAAGCTGGGTGGAGTCCTTCTAGTGATTTTAACTCTTCCTATGAGCAATACACATGAAACAATGAAAATTGGTCTCATTTGTTCATAAATGGTAGTTTTTCATGATGCAATCACTTgtattcaaatcaatcaaaccACAAATgttatatatgttatgttaCCAAAGTTATGTGATGAGGAATATATATTGAACATATATTAGGATAATTACTAAGACTATTTAAATCAAACTTCATTCCTTCATGACCACAAAATGGTCATGAGACTTGGAAGGAATAGAAAAATCCATATATGAAGCACTGACAAACACGAAAACCGGATACGACCTGGACTAGAGACATcgttaataatttgagaaaatagaagtgattgTATGTACTGACGTGTTGGTGTCTGACACAACTACATGTCACACACTTAGACACACCTTCAATATACTTCAATATAAAGTGTAAAAGCCAGGTAGGATGCTACTATCTTAAGTCTGCATAATGAGGTATAGATATCCTTTGATTCCACCAAACTTATTAAACTTATgtagggagaaaaaaaaaagctttcaTAATGCTTGATGTATCTTTCTCAAATTAGCTCAAAAAATAAGCACTTTGGATAGCAAATGGGAAAGAGAAACCAATCAATTAGACATGCATACCTGAAGCAAACCAATTTCTTTCTCCAAAACTTGAATCTTAACCATCTGCTTCCTCTTTCCATGAAAATCCACAAACCCTGGAAGTGGTGACTTGGGACACATCAAAGGTTTCGATGTTAAGGACACTGTAGAAGAGTTGTATTCACCATCCATTTGAAATTTCTACAACAATGAACAAATGCAATGGCTATGGTTGCAGAGTAAAAAAAgtgaaacttgattgttggttAGTTGAAAGTTAGAAACTTGTGAAATGGGTTAGCTTTGTACTTGCACATGAGCACTTAAAATTGGATTGGTTGAGATTTTCCTGAGAAAGTGACAAGAGGGTAACGAAGCACACGTGACTGTCACACAGGAAAGTGGAAACTGGAAAAGAAAGAGTTTTCAgattttgctttttttgtttatgttaaaaGAAGACTCGAAAAATCAGAGTATAGAGGGACAAGTAGTCAAATTGTGAATTATTAAATGGTAGAATTGTTATTTTTAGATGAAAGTGTCAGAGATTCTCTGCAGTATCGAAGTTGCTGAAAGATGTAATGTGACAAACAACACCTATTTGAGCCACGAAATTGGTTTGTCTTCCACATTGAACAATTATGGAAAATTTATGGtcattgatatattataaaGGGTAAATAGCAAAACCCTATTAGATGCAAAAACCCTGTTGCTTTCATGAAGGTGTTTTTTAGCAAAACCCTATTATAAGATAGGTAAAATCAGTAGTTTCATCACTATGCTCTTCATAATACTCTTGTTAATTGTTATGGTTCATGAGCCTCTTCCTAATTCATTCTCAGCTAATTTAGGAGTATCCTTCTTAAGGACAGTTTCCTTAGGTACATTTTACTAAATATTAAGGCAAAATTAAACACAAGTTTTAAGACAAGCTTGACTTAGCAAATGTCATAAGGAATTATTATTCAGTTTAGTTTTAGGAGtccatttttcaatcaaatgcCAAAATATTGGTACATATAGACATGTAATAAGTAACGATAAGACACAATCAAACGAAGAAGAAATCAATCACACCAGAAGGCTAGACTGCTGAAGTCATTTTGATTGGTAAGTGGTAGCTTTGGAGtccatttttcaacaaaatgttTGAATATACAGAGCAGTAACTCATTCATGCTACGTGGAGaccaaatttttctttcctaAATTTCATGTCCTATGTATCAGCTATATGCACGACAGAAATTACAGCTCATGGCTCAATAAGAAGTAGAAACCATGATCAATATGATTACAACGTAAATCAATCGAAAAAAGTCTAACTTAAACCATACATTGTTATTAATCCCATTGCAGTACACACtctgaaagaaagaaatatcaCATAAAGGGCAATGAGACCCAATCCCAACATTCTGGTGGGATGCATGTTGTTGCGCGGTAAAACAACAAGTGCCCATAGCAGTCCTGTGATAAGAAATCCCA from Medicago truncatula cultivar Jemalong A17 chromosome 8, MtrunA17r5.0-ANR, whole genome shotgun sequence includes the following:
- the LOC11430429 gene encoding guanine nucleotide-binding protein subunit gamma 3, translated to MDGEYNSSTVSLTSKPLMCPKSPLPGFVDFHGKRKQMVKIQVLEKEIGLLQEELKSLEGLHPASRCCIELDAFVGSISDPFTPTRKHTISKSHYFGKKISLPWICCSYSCFPHKKIAKGCCSCCSSSNSRCFGNNCLKTKSTLSFACCCLCYSL